The following proteins are encoded in a genomic region of Brachypodium distachyon strain Bd21 chromosome 1, Brachypodium_distachyon_v3.0, whole genome shotgun sequence:
- the LOC104582276 gene encoding putative F-box protein At3g10240, whose product MDLLPEDAIHEILLRVPAKPLCRLRAVCRPWRPLTTSSSFIAAHTARHGPLVAAIKWIPYFDASRRSQLHLLDTSGHVVWQMRLDKNYHHLEQNGEVSLTSLDVLCLVVGAGEDKRLCVLDPACSTGPMSLLPPYCCHHDTDYNYPVYTPFAVGRASSTGETKVLGFTMADSVEIQGCKVITLAGAGRSEWRDTGRPPGSVQTLMPGMPRCVALVKGVLYFLSYGFEEHRITGIGAYDVGEEKWRPDLLHLPATAVPGQEMGLVELSGSLVVFYYKHKKDSGAGKESGFSMDLWFLTDCNKAIWSKQCTVSSYDSTGGQPLWMLDDGRIVLSMWKYGWDTPVESSLRVYDPRTNTFTSGVEMPDYHIIGVYNGSLLKSCVDQ is encoded by the coding sequence ATGGATCTGCTGCCGGAGGACGCGATCCACGAGATCCTGCTGCGAGTCCCAGCCAAGCCGCTgtgccgcctccgcgccgtctgccggccatggcgaccCCTCACCACGAGCTCCTCCTTCATCGCGGCCCACACGGCCCGCCACGGCCCACTCGTCGCCGCCATCAAATGGATCCCATACTTCGACGCCTCCAGGCGATCGCAACTCCACCTCCTGGACACGTCGGGCCACGTCGTGTGGCAGATGCGCCTCGACAAGAACTATCACCATCTAGAGCAGAACGGGGAAGTGAGCCTGACGAGTCTGGACGTGCTCtgcctcgtcgtcggcgccggggaagacaAGCGCCTCTGCGTGCTCGACCCAGCCTGCAGCACCGGTCCCATGTCACTCTTGCCACCTTATTGCTGCCACCATGACACCGACTACAACTATCCAGTGTACACACCATTTGCGGTAGGCCGGGCCTCCTCCACGGGAGAGACCAAGGTGCTGGGCTTCACCATGGCCGATTCTGTGGAGATCCAAGGCTGCAAGGTCATcaccctcgccggcgccggccgtaGCGAGTGGAGGGACACGGGTCGCCCACCGGGTTCAGTTCAAACGTTAATGCCCGGGATGCCCAGGTGCGTGGCCCTCGTCAAGGGGGTCCTCTATTTCTTGTCATACGGATTCGAAGAACACCGGATTACGGGCATTGGGGCATACGATGTCGGCGAGGAGAAGTGGCGGCCGGATCTGCTACACCTGCCGGCGACGGCAGTCCCTGGGCAGGAGATGGGTTTGGTTGAGCTGAGTGGCAGCTTGGTTGTTTTCTACTACAAGCATAAAAAGGATTCTGGCGCTGGCAAAGAGAGTGGTTTCTCCATGGATTTATGGTTCCTCACGGACTGCAACAAGGCGATCTGGTCCAAGCAGTGCACAGTCAGCTCGTATGACTCGACTGGCGGTCAGCCCTTGTGGATGCTGGATGACGGGAGGATTGTGTTGTCGATGTGGAAGTACGGCTGGGACACGCCTGTTGAGTCGTCGCTGCGGGTGTATGATCCGAGAACAAACACTTTCACGTCTGGGGTCGAGATGCCAGACTACCACATTATTGGTGTGTACAACGGGAGTTTACTTAAGTCTTGTGTAGATCAATAA
- the LOC100833918 gene encoding 40S ribosomal protein S2-4, which translates to MADRGGERGGDRGGFGRGFGRGDRGGRGDRGRGGRGGRGGRRGGRQEEEKWVPVTKLGRLVREGKFQKIEQIYLHSLPVKEHQIVDTLCPGLKDEVMKITPVQKQTRAGQRTRFKAFVVVGDSNGHVGLGVKCAKEVATAIRGAIILAKLSVVPVRRGYWGNKIGQPHTVPCKVTGKCGSVTVRMVPAPRGSGIVAARVPKKVLQFAGIDDVFTSSRGSTKTLGNFVKATFDCLMKTYGFLTPDFWTETRFVKAPYQEYTDLLAAKPAKLMIEAPVDLPEA; encoded by the exons atGGCGGACCGCGGCGGTGAGCGCGGAGGAGACCGTGGCGGTTTCGGCCGCGGGTTCGGACGCGGCGACCGCGGCGGGCGTGGCGACCGTGGCCGCGGTGGTCGCGGTGGTCGCGGTGgccgtcgcggcggccgccaggaggaggagaagtgGGTGCCGGTGACCAAGCTCGGCCGCCTCGTGAGGGAAGGCAAGTTCCAGAAGATCGAGCAGATCTACCTCCACTCGCTCCCCGTCAAGGAGCACCAGATCGTGGACACGCTCTGCCCTGGCCTCAAGGACGAGGTGATGAAGATCACCCCGGTGCAGAAGCAGACGCGTGCCGGGCAGCGCACCCGCTTCAAGGCCTTCGTTGTCGTCGGCGACAGCAACGGCCACGTCGGGCTCGGGGTCAAGTGCGCCAAGGAGGTGGCTACTGCGATCCGCGGCGCCATCATCCTTGCCAAGCTCTCCGTGGTGCCTGTCAGGAGGGGCTACTGGGGGAACAAGATCGGCCAGCCCCACACCGTGCCGTGCAAGGTGACTGGCAAGTGTGGGTCCGTGACTGTGCGCATGGTGCCGGCTCCCAGGGGTTCCGGTATCGTGGCGGCGCGCGTGCCCAAGAAGGTGCTCCAGTTCGCCGGCATTGATGACGTCTTCACCTCGTCTCGCGGCTCCACCAAAACCCTCGGCAACTTCGTCAAG GCCACCTTTGATTGCCTTATGAAGACCTATGGCTTCCTGACTCCGGACTTCTGGACGGAGACAAGGTTTGTCAAGGCCCCATACCAGGAGTACACCGACCTGTTGGCTGCTAAGCCAGCAAAGCTCATGATTGAGGCACCTGTTGACCTGCCAGAAGCTTAG
- the LOC100842403 gene encoding leucine-rich repeat receptor-like tyrosine-protein kinase PXC3 yields the protein MPPPSPSPCPRRCLFFSLLSASFLALGADGAGGGAGDGGDAAAMQALRRGLAPPDWAAADHCSWRGVTCGDGGAGAVTAIDLPRRGLRGDFSAAAGLRALARLDLSFNALAGGVPAALGALARLELLDLSMNKLSGPIPPALGRAVGLKFLNLSNNALSGAIPDELKALKGLQEVQISGNNLTGAIPAWLAGLPGLRVLSAYENALSGPIPPGLGLSSKLQVLNLHSNGLEGSIPSSVFDLGTLQVLILTVNRLNGTIPDTIGRCLGLSNVRIGNNRLAGAIPASIGDVTSLTYFEADSNQLSGAIPAQFARCANLTLLNLAYNRLVGEVPDMLGELRNLQELIISGNGLGGEFPRSVLRCRNLSKLDLSYNAFRGGLPETICNGSRMQFLVLDHNEFSGSIPRGIAGCSRLLELQLANNNLSGEIPAEMGKIKSLQIALNLSFNHLSGPLPRELGRLDKLVALDLSSNQISGEIPGDMRGMMSLIVVNLSNNRLRGAIPVFGPFQKSSGSSFSGNAKLCGDPLDVDCGSIYGSNYGLDHRKVSSRVALAVVGSCVLIFSVVSLVVTLFMWRERQEKEADAKKANAGEVIVEAPQVMASSVFIESLQQAIDFQSCVKATFKDANALRSGTFSTTYKAVMPSGMVVCVKKLKSVDRAVIHHQSKMIRELERLAHMNHPNLVRPIGYVIYEDVALLLQYHMPNGTLLQLLHNSNNCDSDIQKPDWPKLLSIAIDVAEGLAFLHQVATIHLDISSGNVFLDSHYNGLLGEVEISKLLDPSKGTASISAVAGTFGYIPPEYAYTMQVTVPGNVYSFGVLLLEILTSKMPVDEEFGEGVDLVKWVHSAPARGETPEQIMDPRLSTVSFVWRRQMLAVLKVAMLCTERAPAKRPKMKKAVEMLQEAKNS from the exons atgcctcctccctccccctccccctgcccccgccgctgccttttcttctccctcctctcgGCCTCCTTCCTCGCGCTCGGGgcggacggcgccggcggcggcgccggggacggCGGAGATGCCGCCGCAATGCAGGCGCTGCGGCGGGGGCTGGCGCCGCCGGACTGGGCGGCCGCGGACCACTGCTCCTGGCGCGGCGTCAcgtgcggcgacggcggcgcgggcgcggtcACCGCGATCGACCTGCCGCGCCGGGGCCTCCGCGGCGACTTCTcggccgccgcggggctccgCGCGCTGGCGCGGCTCGACCTCTCCTTCAACGCGCTCGCCGGAGGCGTCCCCGCGGCGCTCGGCGCGCTCGCCCGCCTCGAGCTCCTCGACCTCTCCATGAACAAGCTCTCCGGGCCCATCCCGCCCGCCCTCGGCCGCGCCGTCGGTCTCAAGTTCTTGAACCTCTCCAACAACGCGCTGTCCGGCGCCATACCCGATGAGCTCAAGGCCCTCAAGGGACTCCAAGAAGTGCAGATTTCCGGCAACAACCTGACAGGCGCCATCCCCGCCTGGCTCGCCGGGCTCCCCGGCCTCCGCGTGCTGTCCGCCTACGAGAACGCGCTCTCCGGGCCGATCCCGCCGGGTCTCGGGCTCTCGTCGAAGCTCCAGGTGCTCAACCTCCACTCCAATGGCCTCGAGGGGAGCATACCCAGCAGCGTCTTCGATCTCGGTACTTTGCAGGTCCTGATCCTCACCGTGAATAGGCTCAACGGCACCATCCCGGACACCATCGGCCGGTGCCTCGGCCTCTCCAACGTGCGCATCGGCAACAaccgcctcgccggcgccatccCGGCGTCGATTGGCGACGTTACCAGCCTGACCTACTTCGAGGCCGACAGCAACCAGCTGTCCGGTGCCATCCCTGCTCAGTTCGCTCGCTGCGCCAACCTGACGCTGCTCAATCTGGCCTACAATCGCCTCGTGGGTGAGGTGCCAGACATGCTAGGGGAGCTGAGAAACCTGCAAGAGCTCATTATATCTGGCAACGGCCTCGGCGGTGAGTTCCCGAGGTCAGTACTGCGGTGCCGGAACTTGAGCAAACTGGACTTGAGCTACAACGCTTTCCGTGGTGGCTTGCCAGAGACCATCTGTAACGGATCGAGGATGCAATTTCTAGTGCTCGATCACAATGAGTTCTCTGGTAGCATCCCGCGTGGTATAGCTGGTTGCAGCCGGCTTCTTGAGCTGCAACTTGCTAACAACAATCTTAGTGGTGAGATACCAGCTGAAATGGGCAAGATCAAGAGCTTACAGATTGCTCTGAATCTCAGCTTCAATCACCTTTCAGGGCCTCTGCCCCGTGAGCTTGGGCGGCTTGATAAGCTCGTTGCGCTGGACTTGTCAAGCAATCAGATATCTGGTGAGATCCCTGGTGATATGAGAGGGATGATGAGCTTGATAGTTGTCAATTTGTCAAACAATCGGCTCCGTGGTGCCATACCGGTGTTCGGACCATTTCAGAAGAGTTCAGGGTCCAGTTTCTCTGGCAATGCCAAGCTGTGCGGTGACCCGCTGGATGTGGACTGTGGATCAATTTATGGATCCAATTATGGATTGGACCACAGGAAGGTGTCTTCCAGGGTGGCTTTGGCAGTTGTGGGATCCTGTGTTCTCATCTTCTCAGTGGTATCATTGGTGGTCACATTGTTCATGTGGCGTGAGAGACAGGAGAAGGAGGCTGATGCAAAGAAGGCCAATGCAGGCGAGGTGATCGTGGAAGCACCACAGGTCATGGCCTCAAGCGTGTTCATTGAGAGCTTGCAGCAGGCAATTGATTTTCAGAGTTGCGTGAAGGCAACATTCAAGGATGCCAATGCACTGAGGAGCGGGACGTTCAGCACAACCTACAAAGCTGTCATGCCATCCGGAATGGTGGTCTGTGTCAAGAAGCTGAAGTCGGTTGATCGTGCGGTCATCCACCACCAGTCTAAGATGATCCGAGAGCTCGAGCGCCTTGCACACATGAACCACCCTAACCTGGTTCGTCCTATTGGGTATGTCATCTACGAGGATGTTGCACTGCTGCTGCAGTACCACATGCCGAATGGTACACTGCTTCAGCTGCTGCACAATTCAAATAACTGCGACAGTGACATCCAGAAACCTGACTGGCCAAAGCTGTTGTCAATAGCCATTGATGTCGCCGAAGGGCTGGCATTTCTCCACCAGGTTGCCACCATTCACCTGGATATTTCTTCGGGGAATGTCTTCCTTGACTCGCACTACAATGGGCTTCTTGGCGAAGTTGAGATCTCCAAGCTGCTGGATCCATCAAAGGGCACTGCCAGCATCAGTGCGGTTGCCGGAACATTTGGTTACATACCTCCAG AGTATGCCTACACAATGCAGGTTACTGTACCAGGCAATGTGTACAGCTTTGGTGTACTGCTGCTGGAGATCCTGACATCCAAGATGCCGGTAGATGAGGAGTTTGGCGAGGGTGTGGACCTTGTCAAATGGGTGCACTCAGCCCCGGCGAGGGGGGAGACGCCGGAGCAGATCATGGATCCGAGACTGAGCACCGTGTCATTTGTGTGGCGGAGACAGATGCTCGCCGTGCTCAAGGTTGCGATGCTGTGCACGGAGCGTGCTCCGGCGAAGCGACCCAAAATGAAGAAGGCGGTGGAGATGCTGCAGGAGGCCAAGAACAGCTGA
- the LOC100842709 gene encoding uncharacterized protein LOC100842709: protein MASAAAADEKPSAHLAHPLLGQPQHPHPCYAYPAATYAYAPAPPPPPPPPTLFVLPTSPVFVRLRRLRPRRIPCIRRFCTRTLPLLLALALLAGLAFLLYPSAPAARVADIRLDRFRVNPPPLPALDFNLALRLRVHNPGFLLPLRYRAVSSAVSYRGRLLGSATARPGSGELAARGDTYAYSEVWVDAGKVLDDVIELIGDIAAGSVPLEIVTEVIGAVRVFRFDIPVKGLISCSVNVSPDTQSIISQDCY, encoded by the exons ATGGcatccgcggcggcggccgacgagAAGCCCTCGGCCCACCTCGCCCACCCTCTCCTCGGGCAGCCCCAGCATCCGCACCCCTGCTACGCCTACCCCGCCGCCACCTACGCCTACGcccccgcaccgccgccgccgccgcctcccccgacGCTCTTCGTCCTCCCTACCTCCCCCGTCTTCgtgcgcctccgccgcctccgcccacGCCGCATCCCCTGCATCCGCCGCTTCTGCACCCGCAcgctcccgctcctcctcgccctcgcgctcctcgccggcctcgcTTTCCTCCTCTACCcgtccgcccccgccgcccgcgtcgccgaCATCCGCCTCGACCGCTTCCGCGTCAACCCGCCCCCTCTCCCCGCGCTGGATTTCAACCTcgcgctccgcctccgcgtccACAACCCTGgattcctcctccctctccgctaccgcgccgtctcctccgccgtctcctACCGCGGCCGTCTGCTCGGCTCCGCCACCGCGCGCCCTGGATCCGGCGAGCTCGCGGCCAGAGGGGACACGTATGCCTATTCTGAGGTGTGGGTAGACGCCGGGAAGGTGCTGGATGACGTGATCGAGCTGATTGGCGACATCGCCGCTGGGTCTGTGCCGCTGGAGATCGTCACTGAGGTGATCGGCGCGGTCAGGGTGTTCCGTTTTGACATACCCGTGAAG GGCCTCATATCGTGCTCAGTGAATGTCAGCCCAGACACTCAGAGTATCATAAGTCAGGATTGTTATTGA